AGGCCTAATCTAACAACCTCTGATGAATCAATAAAATTTACTATCTCGTTAAAATCTGTAACTTCTAGATCTTTTCTTCTTATAATAATTCCTCCCTTAATACTAATTTTTATTATACATTATAGATTTTGTTTAATGATATTAATAAAGATAATACGCTTTAAATATAATTTTTAAAATACAGTATGTACTAAAAAGAATATTTATGTTGTTATTCATGATATTTAGCTGTAATATCCTTCAGAATAATTTTATAAACAATAGCTGGACACTCTGCTATTTTGTTGATTTCGTTATATTCTAATTTACAATGCTTTAACATTAATTTATACGCATGAGTTTTATCTTCAATATCTTCAACTAATTCGGCATGACCATGAGCCATGACAGAGTTATATTTACAGGTAATGTCATAAAATCTGATGATATTATCAAATTCAACGAAAACATTTGAATTTCTGTTAATCAAATCTATTTTATGACCTTCACTAGCTGAATGAATATATATAATAATTTCATTATTCACTACTTCATATCCAAAAGCTAATGGAACAACATATGCATAATCATCATCTTTAAGGCCTAATCTAACAACCTCTGATGAATCAATAAAATTTACTATCTCGTTAAAATCTGTAACTTCTAGATCTTTTCTTCTTATAATAATTCCTCCCTTAATACTAATTTTTAGAATTCTATTCTCTTTCTTTTAAGTATACTTCTAATGTGTATATAGTTTCATGGCTTAATTTATCTGTACTTACTTGTAATTTATAGGATACTTGTTCTTCATGGAAGGGCATTCTACTTCTTTTATATTCTTCTTCATGCTTTTTCTTATATTTTTCTATGAGGTCTTTATTAATACCTATGTAATATTGATCCTCATTTTCATCAATTATGTTGATTTTATTATTCTCTTTAGTGTTGTTGGTTATATACCATGTAGTACTATCTTTTTTTATAGCATATAGGTCATTTATCACGTCATAATACTTTGCAAAATCAAATATGTATCTTGGAATAATAATGTATCCAAAAGGCGTAATTTTAGAACATGAACGGAACACATATCTTAGTTTACCTTCATCTAATAGATTAAATGATAACTTTTTACAATTAGAATTAACATCTAAATCTAAATCACCATTTAGTGAATCTAAATTAATTTCCATATTTATCACTTTAATCTATTTTATGTAAATTTAAGTAAAAAATATTTTTTATTATTTTTTCTCTCATAATAAGGGAGACTATTAATTCAATAAATGAAATTAAAGACTATTTAATAATTGAATAAAGTACTTGGTTGTTTATACTAAGTTAATTATTCAGTAATTCCCAAAAAAAGAGTAAAAATAGGATGGAAAGTATTTGAGATTCCTTCCACCTATTTAGTATTCTGCATTTACTATTCCTGCATCAATAAGTTTTTCATTAGAATTCAATGAATCATCAGATAATCCTTCAGGATTATTTAAATCCACATTATCACTAGTTGGATGAATAACTACTGATGAATTAGTACCTTCCACAGTTATACTACCTGGTATATCTGTAATATCATTATATTCAAGCATTATTGTACCATTTGAATCAAATAAATGTTGTGCTGTGGATGTTCCTAAAATTGCTACAAGTTGGTCATATG
This genomic interval from Candidatus Methanosphaera massiliense contains the following:
- a CDS encoding pyridoxamine 5'-phosphate oxidase family protein; amino-acid sequence: MLKISIKGGIIIRRKDLEVTDFNEIVNFIDSSEVVRLGLKDDDYAYVVPLAFGYEVVNNEIIIYIHSASEGHKIDLINRNSNVFVEFDNIIRFYDITCKYNSVMAHGHAELVEDIEDKTHAYKLMLKHCKLEYNEINKIAECPAIVYKIILKDITAKYHE